In a single window of the Candidatus Celerinatantimonas neptuna genome:
- the scrB gene encoding Sucrose-6-phosphate hydrolase yields MNQPFNQHFAVNTPWFPFFHIAPPYGLMNDPNGFCQYKGQYWLFFQWNPTGCAHKNKHWGLLTSNDLVHWQQQKFTFAPEHWYDKDGCYSGTALVRDDELSVFYTGNVRHGEKRESYQCLVTTRDGQSFEHHGPLWPEQLEGFTGHVRDPKVFESNGKRFMWLAAQSDKLLGGVAVLEEQSSGDWSLCGHFNRSIGWANDQYGYMWECPDYLEFSEQNVLVCCVQGIETGLSDYHNRHLSGYFNVAFNSQNGHIEFQSDYRLLDHGFEFYAPQSIKNEQGEIFLIGWMGLPEAEPQPTVEQYGWTEQLTIPRHCEWRDGYIYQTPSHELDAAFDAASYYQLTDSQSQFDIGPQSRTHWKPAESSGQLVLGEGVEQLSIAWNQQGSIIVDRGALAGSGADTRRHYKSRLGQIESLTLFLDSSSFELFVNDGEAVLSGRIFPTTPLILGHLSFEQGAEVSVMEVQVRLLGQRVINLLSKEAFDE; encoded by the coding sequence ATGAATCAGCCATTCAATCAACACTTTGCAGTGAATACCCCCTGGTTTCCTTTTTTTCATATTGCACCTCCTTATGGGTTGATGAATGATCCAAATGGTTTTTGCCAATATAAAGGTCAGTATTGGCTTTTTTTTCAATGGAATCCCACAGGGTGTGCGCATAAAAATAAGCATTGGGGTTTACTTACCAGTAATGATTTAGTGCATTGGCAGCAGCAAAAATTCACATTTGCACCCGAGCATTGGTACGATAAGGATGGATGTTATTCTGGTACCGCTCTGGTTAGAGATGATGAGTTATCTGTTTTTTATACCGGTAACGTTCGTCATGGTGAGAAAAGAGAGAGCTATCAATGCCTGGTTACAACCCGGGATGGCCAGTCGTTTGAGCATCATGGCCCATTATGGCCGGAGCAGCTAGAAGGTTTTACGGGCCATGTTCGCGATCCAAAAGTTTTTGAGAGTAACGGTAAGCGTTTTATGTGGCTTGCTGCGCAAAGCGATAAATTGTTGGGTGGCGTTGCTGTACTTGAAGAACAGTCGAGTGGGGACTGGTCATTATGTGGTCATTTTAATCGCTCAATTGGGTGGGCGAATGATCAATATGGTTATATGTGGGAATGCCCGGATTACCTCGAATTTTCAGAACAAAACGTACTGGTTTGCTGTGTACAAGGTATTGAAACAGGACTGAGTGATTATCATAACCGTCATTTGAGTGGTTATTTTAATGTGGCCTTTAATTCTCAAAATGGCCACATTGAATTCCAAAGTGATTATCGGTTATTGGATCATGGATTTGAATTTTATGCCCCTCAATCAATTAAAAATGAACAGGGTGAAATTTTCTTAATTGGATGGATGGGGTTACCTGAAGCGGAACCGCAGCCAACGGTCGAGCAGTATGGTTGGACAGAACAACTGACAATCCCCCGACATTGTGAATGGCGTGATGGTTACATTTATCAGACTCCAAGTCATGAACTGGATGCTGCATTTGACGCTGCAAGTTACTACCAACTGACAGACAGTCAGTCACAATTTGATATTGGTCCTCAAAGTCGCACTCACTGGAAGCCTGCTGAATCTTCTGGTCAATTAGTTTTAGGCGAAGGTGTTGAGCAATTGAGTATCGCCTGGAATCAACAGGGCAGCATAATTGTTGATCGGGGCGCTCTGGCTGGTTCTGGAGCGGATACTCGCCGTCATTATAAAAGTCGATTAGGTCAAATCGAGTCATTAACTTTGTTCTTGGATAGCTCCTCTTTTGAATTGTTTGTGAACGACGGTGAGGCGGTGCTAAGTGGTCGAATTTTCCCGACGACACCATTGATTTTGGGACATTTGAGCTTTGAGCAGGGGGCTGAGGTTTCAGTGATGGAAGTACAGGTTCGATTATTGGGTCAGCGGGTCATTAATTTATTGAGTAAAGAGGCATTTGATGAATAA
- the scrK gene encoding Fructokinase → MNKKVQVWCLGDVVVDLLPDGELRYRQCPGGAPANVAVALSRLGVTTGFIGCRGDDPFGKFMNDTLVKEGIITDYLHVDSEYHTSTVLVSLDDEGERYFTFLVVPSADQFLHTEQLPDIQTGQWLQLSSIALAGEQTRQAALAAVQQTRNNGGYVFFDVNVRESLWTSKEQMIAQISLILESSDVVKVSEEEAQLLTGQSNPKHALAQLAKQTDALLVVTLGADGAIAFDQSKQISIPLENCVSVVDSTGAGDGFVGGMLSVLAEHSQWRDWSVIEMAIRLGNQVGSFVVTQKGAMSALPRKTQL, encoded by the coding sequence ATGAATAAAAAAGTGCAAGTTTGGTGTCTGGGGGATGTCGTTGTTGATTTATTACCCGATGGCGAGCTTCGCTACCGGCAGTGTCCGGGGGGCGCGCCTGCTAATGTTGCCGTTGCGTTGAGTCGTCTTGGAGTTACAACCGGGTTTATTGGTTGTCGCGGTGATGATCCTTTTGGCAAGTTTATGAATGATACGCTGGTCAAAGAAGGAATCATTACGGATTATTTGCATGTTGATTCGGAGTATCACACATCGACGGTTCTGGTTAGTCTGGATGATGAAGGTGAACGCTACTTTACTTTTTTAGTGGTTCCCAGTGCCGATCAGTTTTTACATACAGAACAATTACCTGATATCCAAACCGGTCAATGGTTGCAGTTGAGTTCCATTGCTCTTGCTGGTGAGCAAACTCGTCAGGCGGCCTTAGCAGCAGTCCAACAGACCCGGAATAATGGCGGATACGTTTTTTTCGATGTGAATGTCCGGGAATCACTGTGGACCAGCAAAGAGCAAATGATTGCGCAGATTAGTTTGATCTTAGAATCCAGTGATGTAGTCAAGGTAAGCGAAGAAGAAGCTCAGCTATTAACGGGTCAATCTAATCCCAAGCATGCACTGGCTCAATTAGCTAAACAGACTGATGCGCTTTTAGTTGTGACACTTGGGGCTGATGGAGCAATAGCCTTTGATCAATCGAAGCAAATTAGTATTCCTTTAGAAAACTGTGTTTCAGTTGTTGATAGTACCGGAGCTGGCGATGGCTTCGTCGGGGGGATGCTGAGTGTCCTGGCTGAGCATTCACAGTGGAGAGATTGGTCTGTGATTGAAATGGCTATTCGCCTAGGAAATCAGGTGGGTAGTTTTGTGGTGACTCAAAAAGGTGCTATGAGCGCACTTCCCCGAAAGACTCAGCTTTGA
- the ousW gene encoding Glycine betaine/choline transport system permease protein OusW, translated as MSTTQNPWGAAPANTDASWLHTTHHVQAFDWWHPFQHKLIPFAHWVEAFLNWIVANFRPAFQAISVPIDFILSLFQMVFQHLPAPVMLILVLLIAWQIAGFKFGIGAVISLVIVGAVGAWSQAMVTLALVLTAVLFCLVIGLPLGIWLARSKRAGKVIRPILDAMQTTPAFVYLVPIVMLFGIGNVPGVVVTIIFALPPIIRLTVLGIRQVPEELIEAGNAFGASPRQLLYKVQLPLAMPTIMAGVNQTLMLSLSMVVIASMIAVGGLGQMVLRGIGRLDMGLAATGGLGIVILAILLDRLTQAMGKDARSKAVRHWYQAGPVGLVNRLLKRGR; from the coding sequence ATGAGTACGACACAAAATCCGTGGGGGGCTGCTCCTGCTAATACCGATGCGAGTTGGCTGCATACGACACACCATGTTCAGGCATTTGATTGGTGGCATCCATTTCAACATAAATTGATTCCGTTTGCGCATTGGGTTGAAGCGTTTTTAAACTGGATTGTTGCAAACTTTCGTCCGGCTTTTCAGGCGATTAGTGTGCCAATTGATTTTATATTGTCATTATTTCAAATGGTATTTCAGCATCTGCCTGCGCCGGTTATGCTAATTTTAGTCTTGCTGATTGCTTGGCAAATCGCAGGATTTAAATTTGGAATTGGTGCTGTTATCTCTTTAGTTATTGTGGGTGCAGTTGGAGCCTGGAGTCAGGCTATGGTGACACTGGCGCTTGTGTTAACTGCTGTTTTATTCTGTTTAGTGATTGGTCTGCCACTTGGTATATGGTTGGCACGTAGCAAACGAGCCGGAAAGGTTATTCGACCGATACTGGATGCGATGCAAACAACCCCCGCGTTCGTCTACTTAGTTCCCATTGTCATGTTGTTTGGGATTGGGAATGTACCTGGGGTTGTTGTGACTATTATTTTTGCTTTACCACCGATTATCCGTCTGACGGTATTGGGGATAAGGCAGGTGCCAGAAGAGTTAATCGAAGCGGGTAACGCATTTGGTGCCAGCCCAAGGCAGCTTTTATATAAAGTTCAGCTGCCACTGGCTATGCCAACGATTATGGCTGGTGTGAATCAGACCCTGATGTTGTCTTTGTCGATGGTTGTTATCGCGTCCATGATTGCTGTTGGTGGATTGGGGCAAATGGTGCTCCGGGGAATCGGCCGACTGGATATGGGGTTGGCGGCTACAGGTGGATTAGGCATTGTTATTCTGGCTATTTTGCTTGATCGACTCACTCAGGCTATGGGTAAGGATGCTCGCTCAAAAGCCGTTCGGCATTGGTATCAGGCCGGTCCTGTTGGTTTGGTCAACCGTTTGTTAAAACGTGGTCGTTAA
- the glgX_2 gene encoding Glycogen operon protein GlgX has translation MAPIMIKPGRSYPLGACVESSGVNFCLYSKSATHVTLLLFRSINSKKPYQCIPFDPQTNKTDAYWHIFVEGVKSGALYGYRVDGPYEPHRGMRFDKSKVLVDPYASEIRFPKNYSRNRYSNLNFSTENCAVKSVALEKDNFDWKDSNAIHRSLADTVIYEMHVGGFTKHSNSGVSKEKRGTYAGVIEKIPYLTQLGITAVELLPVAQFDLHDAAQGKTNYWGYCPVGFFAPHTGYSSDQSVGGPVKEFKEMVRALHKANIEVIIDVVFNHTTEGNENGPTLNLRGLENDTYYMLDNNDYQSYSNYSGCGNTCNTNNSIVRRMIRDALHYWVTEMHVDGFRFDLASVMTRNSQGEVLSDPPLLWSIDSDPILAGSKIIAEAWDAGGLYQVGQFVGDRWNEWNGLFRDDVRAFMRGDDGRVEAFTHRLLGSPDLYYDEHHTPQRSINFITAHDGFTLNDLVSYNQKHNYKNGECNRDGDNHNLSYNFGIEGPTDNLKIKEQRLRQMKNFMVITLLSLGTPMITMGDEVGRTQYGNNNAYCQDSDLSWFDWHLLEKNSELLRFVQKLIDFRFREAALEKRIHKTLSDVLNDSRIEWHGVKVNQPDKSHSSHSIALSYALPYSHEQLYFAINAYWEALTFELPKLLSGQHWSQVIDTAARYPDDIYDLRYGRPLKALTLDVEPRSIRVLVADRDVNNLNSG, from the coding sequence ATGGCACCGATCATGATCAAACCCGGACGAAGTTATCCTCTTGGGGCCTGTGTTGAGTCGTCTGGTGTGAATTTTTGTCTTTACAGTAAATCAGCAACGCATGTTACGTTACTGCTCTTTCGTTCAATTAACAGTAAGAAACCTTATCAATGTATCCCTTTTGACCCCCAAACCAATAAGACAGATGCTTATTGGCATATTTTTGTTGAAGGTGTGAAGTCTGGTGCCTTATATGGGTATCGTGTTGATGGACCTTATGAACCTCACCGCGGAATGCGGTTTGATAAAAGTAAAGTATTAGTTGATCCATATGCGAGTGAAATTCGCTTTCCTAAGAATTATTCCCGTAATCGTTATAGTAACCTGAATTTTTCAACGGAGAATTGCGCTGTTAAATCAGTTGCACTGGAAAAAGATAACTTTGACTGGAAAGATTCAAATGCCATTCATCGTTCACTTGCGGATACGGTGATTTATGAGATGCATGTCGGGGGGTTTACTAAACACTCTAACTCTGGCGTTTCTAAAGAGAAGCGTGGGACTTATGCTGGAGTGATTGAGAAGATCCCTTACCTGACTCAATTAGGGATTACTGCAGTTGAGTTACTCCCGGTTGCACAATTTGACCTCCATGATGCGGCGCAAGGGAAAACCAATTATTGGGGATATTGTCCTGTTGGCTTTTTTGCGCCACATACAGGGTATAGCTCTGATCAGTCCGTGGGCGGGCCGGTTAAAGAGTTTAAAGAGATGGTCAGAGCCCTTCATAAAGCGAATATAGAAGTCATTATTGATGTCGTTTTCAATCATACGACTGAGGGGAATGAAAATGGGCCAACGCTGAATCTCAGAGGACTTGAAAACGACACATATTACATGCTTGATAATAATGATTATCAAAGCTACAGCAATTACAGTGGTTGTGGAAACACATGTAATACCAATAACTCTATTGTCCGTCGAATGATTCGTGATGCCTTGCATTATTGGGTAACTGAGATGCATGTTGATGGATTCCGGTTCGATTTGGCATCTGTGATGACCCGTAATTCTCAAGGGGAGGTGTTAAGTGATCCCCCATTATTATGGTCCATAGATTCTGATCCGATTTTAGCCGGTTCGAAGATTATTGCTGAAGCCTGGGATGCCGGTGGACTTTATCAGGTCGGTCAGTTTGTCGGAGACCGATGGAATGAATGGAACGGTTTGTTTCGTGACGATGTCAGGGCATTTATGCGGGGTGATGATGGTCGGGTTGAAGCTTTTACTCATCGCCTGCTTGGTAGCCCCGATTTGTATTATGATGAACATCATACGCCACAGCGTTCGATTAATTTTATTACCGCACACGATGGTTTTACTCTTAATGATTTAGTGAGTTATAACCAGAAACATAATTATAAAAATGGTGAATGTAATCGGGACGGTGATAACCATAATCTAAGCTATAACTTTGGTATTGAAGGGCCAACCGACAATCTAAAAATTAAAGAGCAACGTTTACGCCAAATGAAAAATTTTATGGTGATTACTCTGCTTTCATTAGGAACGCCGATGATTACCATGGGTGATGAAGTGGGACGCACACAATATGGTAATAATAATGCGTATTGTCAGGACAGTGATCTAAGTTGGTTTGACTGGCATTTGTTAGAAAAAAATAGTGAGTTATTACGGTTTGTTCAAAAACTCATTGATTTTCGGTTTCGTGAAGCAGCGCTAGAAAAACGAATTCACAAGACTTTAAGTGATGTTTTAAATGATAGCCGGATCGAATGGCATGGCGTTAAAGTGAATCAGCCTGATAAATCACACAGTTCTCACTCGATAGCACTTTCCTATGCGTTACCTTATAGCCATGAGCAGCTTTATTTTGCGATTAATGCATATTGGGAAGCGTTAACATTTGAGTTGCCAAAATTGTTGTCAGGACAACATTGGAGCCAGGTCATTGATACGGCTGCTAGGTATCCTGATGATATTTATGATCTTCGTTATGGTCGTCCACTAAAAGCATTAACGTTAGATGTTGAGCCCCGCTCTATTAGGGTGCTAGTGGCAGATCGGGATGTAAATAACCTCAACTCGGGATAA
- the dmlR_2 gene encoding HTH-type transcriptional regulator DmlR, protein MKRKNESIDLLYEMAVFATVVEADGFSAAARILGISPSSVSRSINRLEEQLNCRLLERTTRTLRLNEHGQAVYQHCKDMRSSADAVLDISNQLTPIPQGELRISVPKAIGHILIHPLMPDFLQQYPNVDVEMLLEDRYIDLVDDRVDIAIRITNEPPQGMIGRKILEIEHVICANPDYLRQFDPIEHPRQLRGHSCIYLGEHPKDRQWTFHRNTQKITVEVSGRYSANHTQIRLDAAKKGLGIASLPYFTVHEALQRGELQQVLPKWHFITSYTGSAWLIYPPNRYQPAKIRVFIEYLIKRFSQFPKFNL, encoded by the coding sequence ATGAAACGTAAAAATGAATCAATTGATCTTCTTTACGAAATGGCTGTTTTTGCTACCGTTGTCGAAGCTGACGGATTTTCTGCCGCAGCCAGAATCCTTGGTATCTCCCCTTCATCAGTCAGTCGTAGCATCAACCGATTAGAGGAACAACTAAACTGCCGTTTACTCGAAAGGACAACCCGTACTTTACGACTTAATGAACACGGCCAAGCTGTCTACCAACATTGTAAAGATATGCGTAGTTCAGCTGATGCCGTATTAGATATCAGCAACCAATTAACCCCCATACCACAAGGGGAATTACGAATCAGTGTTCCTAAAGCAATCGGACACATTCTGATTCACCCTTTAATGCCTGATTTTTTACAGCAATATCCCAATGTCGATGTCGAAATGTTACTCGAAGACCGTTACATTGACCTGGTTGATGATCGAGTCGATATTGCTATTCGAATAACAAATGAACCCCCACAAGGGATGATTGGCCGCAAAATTCTGGAAATTGAACATGTTATCTGTGCAAATCCAGACTACCTTCGACAATTCGACCCTATTGAACATCCCAGACAACTTAGGGGACATAGCTGTATATATCTCGGAGAACACCCCAAAGACCGTCAATGGACATTCCACCGCAATACTCAAAAAATTACGGTTGAGGTCTCTGGTCGTTATTCTGCAAATCATACTCAAATCAGACTTGATGCGGCAAAAAAAGGATTGGGTATCGCGAGCCTTCCTTACTTCACAGTTCACGAAGCACTACAACGAGGAGAGCTCCAACAAGTACTTCCCAAATGGCATTTTATAACCAGTTATACCGGTAGTGCATGGTTAATTTATCCACCTAATCGATATCAGCCTGCAAAAATCAGAGTTTTTATCGAGTATCTTATAAAACGATTTAGCCAGTTTCCAAAGTTCAACCTTTAA
- the proV_2 gene encoding Glycine betaine/proline betaine transport system ATP-binding protein ProV, with protein MSVKLEVKNLYKIFGNAPERAFSLIEQGKTKDEIFQRTGLTVGVKDASLSINEGEIFVIMGLSGSGKSTLVRLLNRLIEPTRGHVFLNGQDISVIRDKELRDVRRKSISMVFQSFALMPHMNILDNTSFGLELAGVAQNERHEVAHKALARVGLEQYTESYPDELSGGMQQRVGLARALANDPEILLMDEAFSALDPLIRTEMQDELIRLQNDDQRTIVFISHDLDEAMRIGDRIAIMQGGEVVQVGTPDDILHNPANDYVKSFFKGVDVSNVFSAKDIARRHIPTIIRKGEHDGASAALQLINDSDWDYGVVLDRSERYIGMVSMDSARTASRDRASLMSALDQDVKTLDPDTVLSDLLTDVASQSYAVPVVNAQGQFFGVITKGRLLKALDREI; from the coding sequence ATGTCGGTAAAATTAGAAGTCAAAAATTTATATAAGATTTTTGGAAATGCCCCTGAGCGGGCATTTTCATTAATAGAGCAAGGAAAAACGAAGGATGAAATTTTTCAGAGGACTGGATTAACCGTTGGTGTTAAGGATGCCTCCCTATCGATTAACGAAGGAGAGATTTTCGTTATCATGGGATTATCAGGGTCTGGAAAATCTACATTAGTACGTTTGTTGAATCGTCTCATCGAACCCACAAGAGGGCATGTCTTTCTGAACGGGCAAGATATCTCTGTGATTAGAGATAAAGAGTTGCGAGATGTACGGCGTAAAAGCATCAGTATGGTATTTCAATCATTTGCGCTTATGCCTCATATGAATATTCTCGATAATACGTCATTTGGGTTGGAACTTGCTGGTGTTGCGCAAAATGAGAGGCATGAAGTTGCCCATAAGGCGTTGGCTCGTGTGGGCCTGGAACAGTATACGGAATCTTACCCAGATGAACTTTCCGGAGGGATGCAGCAACGGGTTGGTCTGGCCCGGGCATTAGCAAATGATCCTGAGATTTTGTTAATGGATGAAGCTTTTTCCGCTCTGGATCCATTAATTCGAACTGAAATGCAAGATGAGCTGATCCGTTTACAAAATGACGACCAGCGAACCATTGTATTTATCTCTCATGATTTAGATGAAGCTATGCGCATCGGTGATCGTATTGCCATTATGCAAGGCGGTGAAGTCGTTCAGGTTGGTACCCCCGATGATATTTTGCATAATCCCGCTAATGACTATGTTAAGTCCTTCTTTAAAGGAGTAGATGTTTCGAATGTCTTTAGTGCTAAAGACATCGCAAGGCGTCATATTCCAACGATTATTCGTAAAGGTGAGCACGATGGTGCAAGTGCGGCATTGCAACTTATTAACGACAGTGACTGGGATTACGGCGTCGTATTGGATCGCTCTGAGCGGTATATCGGTATGGTATCGATGGATTCTGCCCGAACAGCATCTCGTGATCGTGCGAGTTTAATGTCGGCATTGGATCAAGATGTGAAAACACTCGATCCGGACACTGTTTTAAGTGATTTGTTGACAGATGTGGCCAGCCAATCTTATGCCGTTCCGGTTGTGAATGCACAAGGACAATTCTTTGGTGTGATTACCAAAGGCCGCCTGCTGAAAGCTTTGGATAGAGAGATTTAA
- the ousX gene encoding Glycine betaine-binding periplasmic protein OusX, whose amino-acid sequence MKLSWKSTSVAVLVTCTTFTACAANLPGAGKTVQPVQSTIQEEMFQTLIVDKAMEKLGYTVRPIKQVDYNVAYTAIAQGDATYMAVNWQPLHDQKYKAAGGDKVFYRKGYYVTGAAQGYMIDKKTADKYHITNIEQLKNPKIAKLFDANGNGKADMTGCNPGWGCENVTNYQVKKFGLSNTVEINEGNYAALMANTITRYKEGKPILFYTWTPYWVSGVLIPGRDVVWLQVPFSAIPGDPNANTQLPNGQNYGFRMNSMRIVANKKWAEKNPAAAKLFSMMKLSVNDISAENLMMRKGQSSQADIENFANGWISAHQQEFNHWIEAAKAAAK is encoded by the coding sequence ATGAAATTATCTTGGAAAAGTACATCAGTAGCCGTATTGGTGACATGTACGACGTTTACTGCTTGTGCTGCAAATCTACCGGGTGCTGGTAAAACGGTGCAGCCTGTGCAGAGTACCATTCAAGAAGAGATGTTTCAGACCCTGATTGTTGATAAAGCGATGGAGAAGCTGGGATATACGGTTAGACCGATTAAACAGGTCGATTATAACGTGGCTTATACTGCAATTGCCCAGGGTGATGCGACTTATATGGCGGTGAACTGGCAACCATTGCATGATCAAAAATATAAAGCCGCTGGTGGCGATAAAGTTTTTTATCGTAAAGGCTACTATGTAACAGGCGCAGCTCAAGGCTATATGATCGATAAGAAAACGGCTGATAAATATCATATTACGAATATTGAGCAGCTTAAAAATCCGAAAATTGCCAAATTGTTTGATGCCAATGGGAATGGTAAAGCGGATATGACTGGCTGTAACCCTGGATGGGGTTGTGAAAATGTGACCAATTATCAGGTTAAGAAATTTGGCTTGAGTAATACCGTTGAAATTAATGAAGGAAACTATGCAGCCTTGATGGCAAATACTATCACCCGTTATAAGGAAGGAAAACCGATTCTTTTTTACACCTGGACGCCGTATTGGGTAAGTGGTGTATTGATTCCTGGAAGAGATGTAGTCTGGTTGCAAGTACCTTTTTCTGCGATACCCGGTGATCCTAATGCGAATACTCAATTGCCAAATGGTCAAAACTATGGGTTCAGAATGAACAGTATGCGCATTGTGGCTAATAAAAAATGGGCTGAGAAAAACCCTGCGGCAGCGAAACTGTTTTCAATGATGAAACTGAGCGTAAACGATATCAGTGCCGAGAACTTAATGATGCGTAAAGGGCAAAGTTCTCAGGCTGATATTGAGAACTTTGCAAATGGATGGATTAGTGCTCACCAGCAGGAGTTTAATCACTGGATTGAGGCGGCAAAAGCAGCAGCTAAATAG
- a CDS encoding IS256 family transposase ISSde5: MTKDFDLEQAIKALQSEQDLTGKDGFLTPLEAALKAELEHHLDNDDQPNRKNGSSKKTIKSSVGAFELDTPRDRQGSFEPKLVKKNQTKLTDEIDRKILSMFSLGMSYRDIHSHVEDMYGIDVSEATITSVTDRLIPELKAWQQRPLDPLYPFVWLDAIHYKIKEDGRYVSKAVYTILGLNAEGKKELLGLYLSKSEGANDWPSVLTDLHNRGVEDILIAYVDGLTGFPEAITTIYPDTEVQQCVIHQIRHSLKYVASKHQKVFMSDQKPVLPRCKQRSG, from the coding sequence ATGACCAAAGACTTCGACCTAGAACAAGCCATTAAAGCTCTTCAGTCAGAGCAAGATCTGACAGGCAAAGATGGTTTCTTAACGCCTCTCGAAGCGGCCCTAAAGGCGGAACTGGAACACCACCTAGACAATGACGACCAGCCGAACCGTAAAAATGGCTCTAGCAAGAAAACCATTAAGTCGTCAGTAGGCGCTTTCGAACTGGATACCCCACGTGATCGCCAAGGCTCGTTTGAACCAAAGCTAGTTAAGAAGAACCAGACCAAGCTAACTGACGAAATCGATCGTAAGATCTTATCCATGTTCTCGCTCGGCATGAGCTATCGTGACATTCATAGCCATGTCGAAGATATGTATGGTATTGATGTTTCTGAGGCCACTATCACGAGCGTTACAGACCGTTTGATACCAGAGCTGAAGGCGTGGCAGCAGCGGCCGCTAGATCCGCTCTATCCCTTTGTCTGGCTTGATGCTATTCACTACAAGATCAAGGAAGATGGCCGCTATGTTAGCAAAGCGGTGTACACGATTTTGGGCTTAAACGCCGAAGGTAAGAAGGAACTGCTTGGCCTGTATCTATCCAAGTCAGAGGGTGCAAACGACTGGCCATCAGTGCTAACAGATCTGCATAACCGTGGGGTTGAAGACATCCTGATCGCCTACGTGGATGGCCTGACAGGCTTCCCTGAAGCCATAACGACCATTTACCCTGATACTGAAGTTCAGCAGTGCGTTATTCACCAGATCCGCCACTCCTTGAAGTACGTGGCTTCCAAGCACCAGAAGGTGTTTATGTCCGACCAGAAGCCAGTCTTACCGCGCTGTAAGCAAAGAAGCGGCTGA